The window ATCGCCACGCTGGGCATGATGGTGTCGGCGCGCGGCCTGGCGCAGTACTACACCAAAGGCAACCCGGTCAGCTTCCTGTCGGACGGTTTCACCTCGATCGGCCAGGGCGCGATGCCGGTGATCATTTTCCTGGTGATTGCGGTGATCTTCCATATCGCGCTGAAGCACACCCGCTATGGCAAATACATCTACGCCATCGGCGGCAACATGACCTCGGCCCGGGTGTCCGGCATCAACGTCAACAAGTACCTGGTGACGGTCTATACCATCGCCGGCGGTTTGGCGGGGCTGGCGGGGGTGGTGCTGGCGGCGCGCGTCAGCAGCGGCCAGTCGAGCATGGGGATGTCCTATGAGCTGGACGCCATCGCCGCGGCGGTGATCGGCGGCAGCAGCCTGATGGGCGGCGTCGGGCGCATTACCGGCACGCTGATCGGCGCTGTGATCCTCGGGCTTATCAAGAGCGGCTTTACCTTTATCGGCGTCGACTCTTACATTCAGGACATTATCAAAGGCGTGATTATCGTGGCCGCGGTGGCTATCGATATGCGGCGCAACCGCAAGAAACACTGATTGCCGTGAATTGCCGCCGGGGCTGCTTGCCCGGCGGTTTTTTTTTTACCTCGGGGAAATCATCATGAAACACGTTAAAAAAATACTCCTGATCGCCGCGCTGAGCTGCTCCACTTCGGTATTGGCGGAAACCATCGGCGTGTCTATGGCCTATTTTGATCAGAATTTCCTGACCATCATCCGCCACTCGATCGACAAAGAGGCCCAGGCGCGCGGCATCAAGGTGCAGTTTGAAGATGCCCGCGGCGACGTTGGCCGGCAGACCGATCAGGTACAAAACTTTATCAGCGCCGGCGTGGATGCGATCATCGTCGATCCGGTTAACTCGGCCGGCACGCCCGCCATTACCAAGATGGTCAAAGACGCGGGCATTCCTTTGGTATACGTGAACCGCACGCCGGGGGACACCACGCTGCCGCCGGGCGTGGTGTTTGTCGGCTCCGATGAGAAGGAATCCGGCACTTTACAAATGGAGGAACTGGCGCGGCTGGCCAACTATCAGGGCAATGTGGCGGTGATGATCGGCAACCTGACAGACGCCGGCGCGCTGCAGCGCACCAAAGACGTTGAACAGGTGGTGGCCAAGTACCCGAAAATGAAGGTGGTGCAAAAGCAGAGCGCCAACTATTCGCGCAGCGAAGGCATGGATCTGATGATGAACTGGATCACCAACGGCGAAGCTATCGACATTGTCGCCGCCAATAACGACGAAATGGCGATAGGCGCGATTATGGCGCTGCAGCAGGCCGGCAAAAAAGACGGCAAGGTGCTGATCGGCGGCATCGACGCCACGCCGGACGGTCTGAAGGCGTTGGCCTCCGGCAGGATGCAGGTAACGGTATTCCAGGATGCCGTCGGCCAGGGCAAGGCTTCGGTCGACGTGGCGCAGCGGATGATCAAGGGCGAAAAACCGGAGCCTTATTACTGGATCCCATTCGAACTGGTAACGCCGGCCAATATGCAAAAGTATGCGGCGAAGCAGTGAGGGGGAAAGGGCGCTGCGTGGCAGCGCCCTGGCTGAAATGAATCACCAGCCTTTTACCGCGTCGCCCTTGTAGATTTCGGCGGCGCTGGCGGCCACCTCATCGGTTTGATAGGCCTTGACCAGGTTCTTCACCTTGTCGCTGTCCTGATTGTCGATGCGGCTGGCGAAGATGTTGACGTACGGCGAATTTTTATCCTCGACGAACAGCCCGTCCTTGGCCGGTGACAGGCCGATCTGGCTGGAATAGTTGGTGTTGATGATCGCCAGCGTTACCTGTTTGTCATCCAGCGCGCGCGGCAGCTGCGGCGCTTCAATCTCGACGATCTTCAGCTTCTTCGGGTTACTGACGATATCCAATGCGGTCGGCAGCAGCCCAACGCCGTCCTTCAGCGTAATCAGCCCCTGTTTTTGCAACAGCAGCAGTGAGCGGCCGAGGTTGGTCGGATCGTTGGGCACCGCCACCTGCGCGCCGTCCGGCAGCTGGCTGAGCGAGCCGATTTTTTTCGAATAGCCGGCAATCGGGTAAACGAAGGTGTTGCCGACCGCCGCCAGCTTATAGCCGCGTTCTTGCATCTGTTTGTCCAGATAGGGCTTGTGCTGGAAAGCGTTGATATCGAGATCGCCGTTGTTCAGCGCTTCGTTGGGCAATACGTAATCGTTGAAGGTCACCACCTCCACGTCCAGATCGTATTTCTGTTTGGCGACCTTTTGCACCACCGCCCACAGCGACTGATCGATGCCGGCGCTGATGCCGACCTTGATGTGATGTTCATCCTGCGCCGCAGGCCCGCAGGCGGCAAGCAGCAGGGCGCTGGCGGCGGTAAGGGCCACGGCGATTTTTTTTAGCGTAAACGTCATCTTCCCAGAGTCCTTGTCAACATTGCCTGCTGGATATGGCAGGCAGAATAGTGGCAGTGACTCTAGGTAATCGGCTGGATAAAATAAAATACTGATTCACTATGATTAATAGCGATTCGCTATGAGCGGGCGCACCGAAAGCTGCCGTTTGGGGCGCTTTGTGCCCTGGGCTGCAGTTTATTTTGACGGCGGATCGGCAGGCTTATTATGATAGCCGCAGGCCCACGAGGGCAGACCGGGTTATGAACGAGGGACAGATAATGCAATTGAACACTTGGAGCAAGGCACTGCTGCCGCTGGTGGTGTTAGCCTGCGTGACGGCGACTCAGGCCAATGCGGCGGAAGGCGACGTCGGCCCGATCCCTAAAGATCTGCTGGGCAACTGGCGCGTCAGCAAAATAGTGCCGACGCAGACCGCAGGTTGTTGGGATCAGCAGCAGGCGCAAAGCCTGATCGGCGGCAAAATCAACTATAAGGCAGACGGCTTCAGCTGGAACGGCACCGCGCTGAAAAGCGAAGGCGCCACCGTCAGCACCGTAGAGGCGCAGGAGTTTGTCGAAGACAACTCCGGCAGCAGCTCATATATCGACTTCCCGACGCTGGGCATCAGCACGCCGTCGGTGCAGCGAGTGGCGATTCAACACCCTGACGCCACCATTCAAGGCATTACCGATCAGGGCACCGACGGCGTGCCCGGCGACAACGTGTTGGTGAAGGATCACAACACCCTGATCCTGTCGCTGTGCAACGTCTGGTTTGAAGTGCAGCGCGAGCGCTGATGCTGCAAGCGGCCCCGGCGACGGGGCCTCTCCTCGCCATAATCTCCCGCCTGGCCCCCCGTTTGTGAACTAAAATTAAGCATAAGGATATCGCCCTGAAAGGGTATCTGAGCCTCGGCTCATTACCGAGTCCACGACAGGAGGCGCTATGTGCTACAAACATATTGTGGTCGCCACGGATCTGAGCGATGACGGCAAACGGCTGGTGGAGAAAGGCGCGCTGCTGGCCGAAGCGCTGCAGGCCAAACTCTCGCTGATCTATGTCGATGTGCATTACGATACCTACCATGCGGCGATCGGCTTCTCGGAGCGAAGCTACGACGGCGTGCCGCTGGAAGAGAAAATCAAAAAAGAGCTGGAACCCACCACGCAAAACGTCAATTACCCGATCGCGGAAGTGATTATCGGGCGCGGCGGCTTTGTGGTTGAGCTGGAGGCTGCGGTGGCCGAAAAGGGCATCGATCTGCTGGTGTTCGGCCACCATCATGACCTGTGGAGCAATCTGTTTTCCTCCACCCGCAACGCCATCAACCAGTTGAATATCGACGTGCTGGTGATCCCAATCCGGCAGTGATCCCCAAGCCGCGCAGCGCCGCGGCTTTTTATTTGCACATTGCATAAGCATGTACTAATCCAGCCGCTGGGCGGCTTCCAGGGCCAGGCATCGGATATTTTAATTCACGCCGAAGAGATGAAACGCACCAGGCATACCGCGATCGGCCCGTATGCCGAACACTGCGGCCGCAGCCACGAAGAGCATGACAACCGGCTATCGGGGACGCGAGCCGTTAACGTCGATTTTTCATGGTTAACCGAGAAATGCCGCAAAAGGTTACTGGTCAAAGCTGGATAAACCACTGGCTTCCAGCTGGCGGATGGCCGCCGCCCAGTGTTTTTGCGTGATCTCATCCGTGCCGCTGCTAAAACGTACAGACTGCGCCTTGACCTTTTCGATAGCGGCCGACGGCGCGTAGTGCAAATTGTCCCGCCCGCCGGCGAGCGCCGCCACCTGAATGTTGCAGGCGCGCTCCAAGCCGTGCAGCTCTCGGAACGCGTGCTCGATGCTTACGCCACCGGCCAGCAAACCGTGGTTGCGCAAAATCATCACGTTGCTGTGGCCCAGATCGTTAACCAACCGTTCCTGCTCATCCAGATCAAGCGCAACGCCTTCGTATTCGTGATAGGTAATACGCGAATAATAAGCCAGCGCATGTTGCGACAGCGGCAACAGACCGTCTTTTTGCGCCGATACCGCCGCGCCGTCTTTGGTGTGGGTATGCAGCACGGCTTTCAGATCGGGCCGGGCGCGGTGTATGGCGCTGTGGATCACAAAGCCGGCCTGGTTGATGCCAAGCCCGGTCGGGTCGGCGAGAATATTGCCGTCCAAATCGATTTTCACCAGGTTGG is drawn from Serratia entomophila and contains these coding sequences:
- a CDS encoding ABC transporter permease: MSNVKIEKPLTSDSAGKGAPFSCLSGKMPKDTGIFIVMIGIALIFEILGWYIRDQSFLMNPNRLLLIVLQVAIIGIIAVGVTQVIITTGIDLSSGSLIALTAVVAASLAQTSDSISPMYPALLDLPAAIPIGAGIGVGIVCGFVNGFLITRTGIPPFIATLGMMVSARGLAQYYTKGNPVSFLSDGFTSIGQGAMPVIIFLVIAVIFHIALKHTRYGKYIYAIGGNMTSARVSGINVNKYLVTVYTIAGGLAGLAGVVLAARVSSGQSSMGMSYELDAIAAAVIGGSSLMGGVGRITGTLIGAVILGLIKSGFTFIGVDSYIQDIIKGVIIVAAVAIDMRRNRKKH
- a CDS encoding sugar ABC transporter substrate-binding protein produces the protein MKHVKKILLIAALSCSTSVLAETIGVSMAYFDQNFLTIIRHSIDKEAQARGIKVQFEDARGDVGRQTDQVQNFISAGVDAIIVDPVNSAGTPAITKMVKDAGIPLVYVNRTPGDTTLPPGVVFVGSDEKESGTLQMEELARLANYQGNVAVMIGNLTDAGALQRTKDVEQVVAKYPKMKVVQKQSANYSRSEGMDLMMNWITNGEAIDIVAANNDEMAIGAIMALQQAGKKDGKVLIGGIDATPDGLKALASGRMQVTVFQDAVGQGKASVDVAQRMIKGEKPEPYYWIPFELVTPANMQKYAAKQ
- the metQ gene encoding methionine ABC transporter substrate-binding lipoprotein MetQ, giving the protein MTFTLKKIAVALTAASALLLAACGPAAQDEHHIKVGISAGIDQSLWAVVQKVAKQKYDLDVEVVTFNDYVLPNEALNNGDLDINAFQHKPYLDKQMQERGYKLAAVGNTFVYPIAGYSKKIGSLSQLPDGAQVAVPNDPTNLGRSLLLLQKQGLITLKDGVGLLPTALDIVSNPKKLKIVEIEAPQLPRALDDKQVTLAIINTNYSSQIGLSPAKDGLFVEDKNSPYVNIFASRIDNQDSDKVKNLVKAYQTDEVAASAAEIYKGDAVKGW
- a CDS encoding universal stress protein, producing MCYKHIVVATDLSDDGKRLVEKGALLAEALQAKLSLIYVDVHYDTYHAAIGFSERSYDGVPLEEKIKKELEPTTQNVNYPIAEVIIGRGGFVVELEAAVAEKGIDLLVFGHHHDLWSNLFSSTRNAINQLNIDVLVIPIRQ
- a CDS encoding ATP-dependent Clp protease proteolytic subunit, yielding MHKHVLIQPLGGFQGQASDILIHAEEMKRTRHTAIGPYAEHCGRSHEEHDNRLSGTRAVNVDFSWLTEKCRKRLLVKAG
- a CDS encoding class II aldolase/adducin family protein is translated as MSLMSIPTANTGEVKNGVSQEEWQERVKLAAAYQLAALYNWTDHIYTHFSVRVPGAEEHFLINAYGLLFSEITASNLVKIDLDGNILADPTGLGINQAGFVIHSAIHRARPDLKAVLHTHTKDGAAVSAQKDGLLPLSQHALAYYSRITYHEYEGVALDLDEQERLVNDLGHSNVMILRNHGLLAGGVSIEHAFRELHGLERACNIQVAALAGGRDNLHYAPSAAIEKVKAQSVRFSSGTDEITQKHWAAAIRQLEASGLSSFDQ